One segment of Toxotes jaculatrix isolate fToxJac2 chromosome 8, fToxJac2.pri, whole genome shotgun sequence DNA contains the following:
- the fdps gene encoding farnesyl pyrophosphate synthase isoform X2 — MGDSTCNGTHTKKALLSDPQLFEAQFEELVTELTERDLTDPVLTDALSRLREVLVYNSPGGKRNRGLSVIGSLRELLPPTQLTQDLVQRALLVGWCIELLQAFFLVADDIMDASVTRRGQPCWYKKDGIGLDAINDSFLLEASIYRLLRRHCRDQPYYVHLLELFTETSFQTELGQALDLMTAPPGQIDLNRFTMERYKAIVKYKTAYYSFYLPVAAAMYMAGINSEEEHNNAKHILLEMGEFFQIQDDYLDCYGDPAVTGKIGTDIQDNKCSWLVVTALETMTPEQRAELEACYGRHDEASVEKVKALYNTLQMPTLYQKYEDESYQRLKKLITCHAQNLPHSVFLNFAKKIYKRNK; from the exons ATG GGAGACAGCACTTGCAATGGGACCCACACCAAAAAGGCGTTGCTGTCAGACCCTCAGCTGTTTGAAGCCCAGTTTGAGGAGCTGGTGACGGAGCTCACAGAAAGGGACCTCACCGACCCTGTGCTGACTGACGCTCTGAGCAGATTGAGAGAG GTTTTGGTGTACAATTCTCCTGGAGGCAAGAGGAACCGTGGCCTGTCTGTGATTGGCTCACTGAGAGAGCTTCTCCCACCCACTCAGCTCACGCAGGACCTTGTGCAGCGGGCTCTGTTGGTTGGATGGTGCATTGAGTTG CTTCAAGCATTTTTCCTCGTGGCAGATGATATCATGGATGCATCTGTGACTCGGAGAGGACAGCCCTGCTGGTACAAGAAG GATGGAATAGGTCTGGACGCCATCAATGACTCATTCCTCTTGGAAGCGTCAATCTACAGACTACTTCGCAGGCATTGCAGGGATCAGCCGTACTACGTCCACCTACTGGAGCTATTTACTGAG acatCTTTCCAAACAGAGCTCGGCCAAGCTCTGGACCTGATGACAGCCCCTCCTGGTCAGATTGACCTCAACAGATTCACCATGGAGAG GTATAAAGCTATTGTAAAATACAAAACGGCTTACTACTCTTTTTACCTCCCAGTGGCAGCTGCAATGTACATG GCAGGAATCAACAGTGAAGAGGAACACAACAATGCCAAACACATCTTACTTGAGATGGGAGAGTTTTTCCAAATACAG GATGACTACCTAGACTGTTATGGTGACCCTGCTGTGACAGGAAAGATTGGTACAGACATCCAGGATAACAAATGCAGCTGGCTGGTAGTGACAGCCCTGGAAACCATGACCCctgaacagagagcagagctggag gcATGTTACGGACGCCACGATGAGGCCAGTGTAGAAAAGGTCAAAGCACTGTACAACACACTGCAAATGCCAACACTGTACCAAAAATATGAAGATGAGAGCTACCAGCGGCTAAAGAAACTCATCACTTGTCATGCTCAAAACCTTCCTCACTCAGTCTTCCTCAACTTTGCCAAGAAAATCTACAAGAGAAACAAGTGA
- the fdps gene encoding farnesyl pyrophosphate synthase isoform X1, which yields MRRLLSVAISVPKMWLAVSPLKMKNTCLLMCTSSLQGDSTCNGTHTKKALLSDPQLFEAQFEELVTELTERDLTDPVLTDALSRLREVLVYNSPGGKRNRGLSVIGSLRELLPPTQLTQDLVQRALLVGWCIELLQAFFLVADDIMDASVTRRGQPCWYKKDGIGLDAINDSFLLEASIYRLLRRHCRDQPYYVHLLELFTETSFQTELGQALDLMTAPPGQIDLNRFTMERYKAIVKYKTAYYSFYLPVAAAMYMAGINSEEEHNNAKHILLEMGEFFQIQDDYLDCYGDPAVTGKIGTDIQDNKCSWLVVTALETMTPEQRAELEACYGRHDEASVEKVKALYNTLQMPTLYQKYEDESYQRLKKLITCHAQNLPHSVFLNFAKKIYKRNK from the exons ATGAGACGCCTGCTCAGCGTGGCCATTAGCGTCCCTAAAATGTGGCTGGCCGTGTCCCCGCTTAAGATGAAAAACACATGTCTTCTGATGTGTACCTCGTCTCTCCAGGGAGACAGCACTTGCAATGGGACCCACACCAAAAAGGCGTTGCTGTCAGACCCTCAGCTGTTTGAAGCCCAGTTTGAGGAGCTGGTGACGGAGCTCACAGAAAGGGACCTCACCGACCCTGTGCTGACTGACGCTCTGAGCAGATTGAGAGAG GTTTTGGTGTACAATTCTCCTGGAGGCAAGAGGAACCGTGGCCTGTCTGTGATTGGCTCACTGAGAGAGCTTCTCCCACCCACTCAGCTCACGCAGGACCTTGTGCAGCGGGCTCTGTTGGTTGGATGGTGCATTGAGTTG CTTCAAGCATTTTTCCTCGTGGCAGATGATATCATGGATGCATCTGTGACTCGGAGAGGACAGCCCTGCTGGTACAAGAAG GATGGAATAGGTCTGGACGCCATCAATGACTCATTCCTCTTGGAAGCGTCAATCTACAGACTACTTCGCAGGCATTGCAGGGATCAGCCGTACTACGTCCACCTACTGGAGCTATTTACTGAG acatCTTTCCAAACAGAGCTCGGCCAAGCTCTGGACCTGATGACAGCCCCTCCTGGTCAGATTGACCTCAACAGATTCACCATGGAGAG GTATAAAGCTATTGTAAAATACAAAACGGCTTACTACTCTTTTTACCTCCCAGTGGCAGCTGCAATGTACATG GCAGGAATCAACAGTGAAGAGGAACACAACAATGCCAAACACATCTTACTTGAGATGGGAGAGTTTTTCCAAATACAG GATGACTACCTAGACTGTTATGGTGACCCTGCTGTGACAGGAAAGATTGGTACAGACATCCAGGATAACAAATGCAGCTGGCTGGTAGTGACAGCCCTGGAAACCATGACCCctgaacagagagcagagctggag gcATGTTACGGACGCCACGATGAGGCCAGTGTAGAAAAGGTCAAAGCACTGTACAACACACTGCAAATGCCAACACTGTACCAAAAATATGAAGATGAGAGCTACCAGCGGCTAAAGAAACTCATCACTTGTCATGCTCAAAACCTTCCTCACTCAGTCTTCCTCAACTTTGCCAAGAAAATCTACAAGAGAAACAAGTGA